The following proteins come from a genomic window of Helicobacter canadensis MIT 98-5491:
- a CDS encoding STT3 domain-containing protein, giving the protein MEKEKQEEVLNFQKDNQLPSFGLDFISFSFRNLKNQLFIRLTSHSFFWHFVLLFIIFLLPLLFHYFDYLAFLKDSQNFFENTLILTSYDSYFYAKGAKEFLETFNFNLPYLSVLGGILAKIFGLDNVLVWSSVFLSASFGVVLYFVIFEVLEYLAILTQKANQIFAFLGAFFGVLSPHFYQRNGVGYFDTDMLILSLPLLAIFCLWQYLIKRQFYFLFFFSIVAFLSVGWHSGIQNLLLAGFLLYVGYEIFNILVFKHTKSPILLISSLFLIILTPSSYGFFVLLLALVVFYFEKSKISWVVFCIACVYAYFFGLFNPMIAQLKAYLFGEIQYSKTFIYASVVESILETSKANFTTLMQRSGGVGLFFLGLIGFVGFGFYYSLVRKNFIYLCIFLFPFLLLGFAALKLGVRFSFFLSPILALGCVLLVVGFLEIIRRFLKITLLIFAGILAIWVANLEYIIPKPILKAQEIEGLRALSFNSQDVAFVWWDYGYALEYFTQAQTLLHGGRHSGIVNYPIAEILLSHSAILAKNLSLLLAQKMQEIPKSQWNQIFEIVLKESNQTPQNFLRQLTLDRFRLSDYPKGEVYWILPKKMLYLIANINGFRNVDLESGERIKEGIFLYEKTSLKTKEEDIFFKDFYLKKIQNGALAAKLIFEDRQFVMDFDYLQSNLIQWLVFKNNPVMNLVFENESVLIYQIPKE; this is encoded by the coding sequence ATGGAAAAAGAAAAGCAAGAAGAAGTCCTCAATTTTCAAAAAGATAATCAACTTCCAAGCTTTGGCTTGGATTTTATCTCCTTTTCTTTTAGAAATTTGAAAAATCAGCTTTTTATCAGATTAACTTCTCATTCATTTTTTTGGCACTTCGTTTTACTTTTTATTATTTTTTTATTACCGCTTTTATTTCATTATTTTGATTATTTAGCTTTTTTAAAAGATTCTCAAAATTTTTTTGAAAATACCTTGATACTTACTTCTTATGATTCTTATTTTTATGCCAAGGGTGCAAAAGAATTCTTGGAAACTTTCAATTTTAATTTGCCTTATTTATCAGTTTTGGGTGGAATATTGGCAAAAATTTTTGGGCTTGATAATGTGCTAGTATGGAGTAGTGTTTTTTTGAGTGCTAGTTTTGGCGTGGTGTTGTATTTTGTGATTTTTGAAGTTTTGGAATATTTAGCGATTCTCACGCAAAAGGCTAATCAAATTTTTGCTTTTTTGGGGGCATTTTTTGGGGTATTGTCTCCACATTTTTATCAACGCAATGGTGTGGGATATTTTGATACGGATATGTTGATACTCTCTTTACCACTTTTAGCGATTTTTTGTCTCTGGCAATATCTTATAAAAAGACAATTTTACTTTTTGTTTTTTTTTAGTATCGTTGCTTTTTTATCGGTTGGTTGGCATAGTGGAATCCAAAATCTCTTGTTGGCTGGGTTTTTGCTATATGTGGGTTATGAAATCTTTAATATTCTTGTTTTTAAGCACACTAAAAGTCCAATTTTACTAATTTCTAGCCTTTTTTTAATTATTTTAACCCCTTCTTCTTATGGTTTTTTTGTTTTATTGTTAGCATTAGTGGTTTTTTATTTTGAAAAATCAAAAATATCTTGGGTGGTTTTTTGTATTGCTTGTGTTTATGCGTATTTTTTTGGGCTTTTTAATCCGATGATTGCACAACTAAAGGCTTATTTATTTGGTGAGATTCAATATTCTAAAACTTTTATTTATGCTTCTGTGGTGGAAAGTATCTTAGAGACAAGCAAAGCGAATTTTACAACTTTGATGCAAAGAAGCGGAGGGGTAGGGTTATTTTTCTTAGGGTTAATTGGATTTGTTGGGTTTGGATTTTATTACTCTCTTGTGAGAAAGAATTTTATTTATTTGTGTATTTTTTTATTTCCTTTTTTGTTGCTAGGTTTTGCTGCTTTGAAGCTTGGGGTGCGGTTTAGTTTTTTCTTATCGCCTATTTTGGCTTTAGGGTGCGTGTTGTTGGTGGTTGGATTTTTGGAGATTATTCGGAGATTTTTAAAAATTACTCTCCTTATTTTTGCAGGAATATTAGCTATTTGGGTGGCAAATTTGGAATATATTATTCCAAAACCTATTTTAAAAGCTCAAGAAATAGAGGGATTGAGGGCGTTGTCTTTTAACTCACAAGATGTTGCTTTTGTATGGTGGGATTATGGTTATGCCTTAGAATATTTTACACAAGCACAAACGCTGCTTCACGGAGGGCGTCATTCTGGGATTGTGAATTATCCAATTGCAGAAATTTTGCTCAGTCATTCAGCTATTTTAGCTAAGAATCTTTCCTTGCTTTTAGCACAAAAAATGCAAGAGATTCCAAAAAGTCAGTGGAATCAGATTTTTGAAATTGTTTTAAAAGAATCAAATCAGACACCACAGAATTTTTTGAGACAGTTAACTTTAGATCGCTTTAGACTTAGTGATTACCCTAAAGGAGAAGTTTATTGGATCTTGCCTAAGAAAATGTTGTATTTGATAGCCAATATTAATGGCTTTAGAAATGTAGATTTAGAAAGTGGAGAGAGAATCAAAGAAGGGATTTTTTTGTATGAGAAAACAAGCTTAAAAACAAAAGAAGAAGATATATTTTTTAAAGATTTTTATTTAAAAAAGATTCAAAATGGGGCTTTAGCAGCTAAGCTTATTTTTGAAGATAGGCAATTTGTTATGGATTTTGATTATTTACAAAGTAATTTGATACAATGGCTAGTTTTTAAAAATAATCCTGTTATGAATTTAGTTTTTGAAAATGAGAGTGTTTTAATTTATCAAATACCAAAGGAATAA
- the asnB gene encoding asparagine synthase (glutamine-hydrolyzing) — translation MCGIAGSLNMPKMSLDKVYSLMSHRGPNAKGMLEEMTKGGFLQFFHARLSIQDLSEESNQPMNLEHLSIVFNGEIYNHMELRKELSCAFKTHSDTETILALYLHYGIDFLDKLDGMFAFVIFDRKAQKLILARDRMGKKPLFCYKKAESFGFASELNTLLGIKKMELDRDSLAFFLQSGFFYQDGTPYRDAFSLPNGHYGIYDLASHHLEIWSYFDLKAIYEKPKQKNLQESLEACEVLLKQSIKNRLLSSDLEVGAFLSGGIDSSLIVALASEINPNLRTFTIAFEGAYDESSLAEMTAKRYHTHHTTLKISTDLKHDIFKILQNYGRPFADSSAIPSYYVAREAKKYLSVILNGDGADELFGGYRRYVGHLLIPKIKALGGALGLFPKPREKKSLYNYFYRLLQMARNYQKDFKSYYLSATTDIFEGYFSFETRLNDSFNRDLESVFCSKISPLSQMLLLDSQSLLLSDLLPKMDIATMANSLEGRSPFLSKMLVEFAPTLDDSLKIKGKKTKYLLRLLAKKYLDAEVYNAPKRGFEVPLKQWVNGELKEIILQVLQKSRISDQFLSKKEMDEICFGSKIPSEKRAKMLWSLFALEVWYQKYLEY, via the coding sequence ATGTGTGGAATTGCTGGAAGTCTTAATATGCCTAAAATGTCTTTAGACAAAGTTTATTCTCTAATGTCTCATAGAGGACCTAATGCAAAAGGGATGCTAGAGGAAATGACAAAGGGCGGATTTTTGCAGTTTTTTCACGCAAGATTAAGCATTCAAGATTTAAGCGAAGAATCTAATCAGCCTATGAATCTAGAGCATTTGAGTATTGTTTTTAATGGTGAGATTTATAATCATATGGAGTTAAGAAAAGAGCTTTCTTGTGCTTTTAAAACTCATAGTGATACCGAGACAATTTTGGCTTTGTATTTGCATTATGGCATAGATTTTTTGGATAAATTAGATGGAATGTTTGCATTTGTGATCTTTGATAGGAAAGCGCAAAAGTTAATTTTAGCACGCGATAGAATGGGAAAAAAGCCACTTTTTTGTTATAAAAAAGCAGAATCATTTGGCTTTGCAAGTGAATTAAACACTTTGCTTGGAATAAAAAAAATGGAGTTAGATAGAGATTCTTTAGCCTTTTTTTTGCAAAGTGGGTTTTTTTATCAAGATGGCACTCCTTATAGAGATGCTTTTTCTTTGCCTAATGGACATTATGGAATTTATGATTTAGCAAGTCATCATTTAGAGATTTGGAGTTATTTTGATTTAAAAGCAATTTATGAAAAACCTAAACAAAAAAATTTGCAAGAATCTTTAGAAGCTTGTGAAGTGTTATTAAAACAAAGTATAAAAAATAGACTTTTGTCTTCTGATTTAGAAGTAGGAGCATTTTTAAGTGGTGGGATTGATAGTTCATTAATTGTGGCTTTAGCTAGTGAGATAAATCCTAATTTACGCACCTTTACTATTGCGTTTGAAGGAGCTTATGATGAGAGTAGCTTAGCAGAAATGACAGCAAAGAGATACCATACTCATCATACGACTTTAAAGATTAGCACGGATTTGAAGCATGATATTTTTAAGATTTTGCAAAATTATGGGAGACCTTTTGCGGATAGCTCGGCGATTCCTAGCTATTATGTCGCAAGAGAGGCAAAAAAATATTTAAGTGTAATTTTAAATGGCGATGGAGCAGATGAGCTTTTTGGAGGTTATCGGCGTTATGTTGGGCATTTACTTATCCCAAAAATCAAAGCTTTAGGTGGGGCTTTAGGGTTATTCCCTAAACCTAGAGAAAAAAAATCGCTTTATAATTATTTCTATCGTCTTTTGCAAATGGCACGAAATTACCAAAAAGATTTTAAATCGTATTATTTAAGTGCAACAACGGATATTTTTGAAGGATATTTTAGTTTTGAAACTCGTTTAAATGATTCTTTTAATCGAGATTTAGAATCAGTTTTTTGCTCTAAAATTTCTCCGCTTTCACAAATGCTTTTATTAGATTCGCAATCTCTTTTATTAAGTGATTTATTGCCTAAGATGGATATTGCTACAATGGCAAATTCACTTGAGGGTCGCTCCCCTTTTCTTTCTAAAATGCTAGTAGAATTTGCTCCTACTTTGGATGATTCTTTAAAAATTAAAGGCAAAAAAACCAAATACCTTTTGCGGCTTTTGGCAAAAAAATATTTAGATGCAGAAGTCTATAATGCCCCAAAAAGAGGCTTTGAAGTGCCACTAAAACAATGGGTTAATGGAGAATTAAAAGAAATTATTCTACAGGTTTTGCAAAAATCAAGAATTAGTGATCAATTTCTCTCTAAAAAAGAGATGGATGAGATTTGCTTTGGTTCTAAAATCCCTAGTGAGAAGCGGGCTAAAATGCTGTGGAGTTTATTTGCATTGGAAGTGTGGTATCAAAAATATTTAGAATATTAG
- a CDS encoding universal stress protein: protein MKKILFAVDDTKACQKAAEFVVDFFGDREDCTITIIHVKTPIMLYGEAALAAYEDIEKKENEESDRLLEDFSAIFTNKGINIKQELLEGEAVSEVLNYAKDFDLLVIGQSEESFWNKIFSTNQNDFSQKSPIPILIVK, encoded by the coding sequence ATGAAAAAGATTTTATTTGCGGTTGATGACACTAAGGCTTGTCAAAAAGCAGCAGAATTTGTTGTAGATTTTTTTGGAGATAGAGAAGATTGCACGATCACTATCATTCATGTTAAAACGCCTATTATGCTTTATGGTGAAGCCGCATTGGCAGCGTATGAGGATATTGAAAAAAAAGAAAATGAGGAAAGCGATCGATTGTTAGAAGATTTTAGTGCAATTTTTACTAATAAAGGCATTAATATTAAACAGGAGTTGTTAGAAGGTGAAGCAGTTTCAGAAGTATTGAATTATGCTAAAGACTTTGATTTGCTTGTTATTGGTCAAAGTGAAGAGAGTTTTTGGAATAAAATCTTTTCTACCAATCAAAATGACTTTTCACAAAAATCACCCATTCCAATTCTTATTGTTAAATAA
- a CDS encoding DUF485 domain-containing protein: MEQKYLESIQRFKNFVAFRNKVSLILSLIVLVCYYAFLLSIGIFPEVLGYRVGPSAITLGIILGIFLIVLCVVATGLYTFFANWYFDKIQKEVIEDLEKSGALEDLKNGKIKE; the protein is encoded by the coding sequence ATGGAACAAAAATATTTAGAATCAATCCAGAGATTCAAAAACTTTGTGGCTTTTAGAAATAAAGTGAGCTTAATATTGTCTTTGATTGTTTTGGTTTGCTACTATGCTTTTTTGCTAAGCATTGGGATTTTTCCAGAAGTTTTGGGTTACCGAGTTGGTCCTAGTGCCATTACTTTGGGGATTATTCTTGGAATTTTTTTAATTGTTTTGTGTGTTGTTGCTACAGGACTTTATACTTTTTTTGCAAATTGGTATTTTGACAAAATACAAAAAGAAGTAATAGAGGATTTAGAAAAAAGCGGAGCATTAGAAGATTTAAAAAACGGGAAGATAAAGGAGTGA
- a CDS encoding cation acetate symporter yields the protein MGVSFGAGFDMDNVVLSEFNPIAVTLFLIFVLATLGITYYSNKKSQSASGFYTAGGNITGMQNGTAIAGDFMSAASFLGITALVFTNGFDGLIYSIGFLAGWPIILFLIAEKFRNLGKFTFADITAYRLESKPIRIISAVSALSVIVFYLIAQMVGAGQLIQILFGLPYGAAVIIVGILMICYVTFGGMHATTWVQIIKAILLLGGATFMAIMILYLTKFDLSYYFNQAIQNHLQGEKIMLPGGFLPDTISAVSLGLALMFGTAGLPHILMRFFTVKDAKEARKSVFYATGLMGYFYILTFIIGFGAIALLLGNPQFINADGSFNGITNMVAITLAKVLGGDIFYGFISAVAFATILAVVAGLAISGAGAISHDLFVNVCKNGVCDPKLEMKVTKISTIGIGIFAILLGIIFEKQNVAFTVGLAFAIAASVNFPILLLSIYWKNLTTKGAFWGGLIGLVSVLVMVILSPSIWIKSFGFSEAIFPYDHPAIFSMPITFILIYIISKLDNSQRAKIDKEGFAAQDFRAQSGVGISEAVAH from the coding sequence ATGGGTGTAAGTTTTGGCGCAGGATTTGATATGGATAATGTTGTGTTATCAGAATTTAATCCTATTGCAGTAACATTGTTTTTAATTTTTGTATTAGCTACGCTTGGGATTACATATTATTCTAACAAAAAAAGTCAAAGTGCGAGTGGCTTTTATACCGCTGGTGGAAATATTACGGGAATGCAAAATGGGACAGCGATTGCTGGTGATTTTATGAGTGCGGCTAGTTTTTTAGGGATTACAGCATTAGTTTTTACTAATGGATTTGATGGCTTGATTTATTCTATAGGATTTTTAGCAGGTTGGCCCATTATTCTTTTTTTGATAGCAGAAAAGTTTAGAAATTTGGGTAAATTTACTTTTGCAGATATTACTGCCTATCGCTTAGAATCAAAACCCATTCGGATTATTTCAGCGGTTTCTGCTTTGAGTGTTATTGTTTTCTATCTCATTGCACAGATGGTTGGTGCAGGACAACTTATTCAGATTCTTTTTGGGCTTCCTTATGGAGCTGCAGTGATTATTGTAGGAATCTTGATGATTTGTTATGTTACCTTTGGGGGAATGCATGCTACCACTTGGGTTCAAATTATAAAAGCGATTTTATTGCTAGGTGGTGCGACTTTTATGGCGATTATGATTTTATACCTTACTAAGTTTGATTTGAGCTATTATTTTAATCAAGCTATACAGAATCATTTGCAGGGAGAAAAAATAATGTTGCCTGGCGGATTCTTGCCTGATACTATTTCGGCTGTTTCTTTAGGACTTGCTTTAATGTTTGGGACAGCTGGATTGCCTCATATTTTGATGAGATTTTTCACGGTAAAAGATGCCAAAGAAGCAAGAAAATCAGTTTTTTATGCCACTGGATTAATGGGGTATTTTTATATTTTAACTTTTATTATTGGTTTTGGGGCAATCGCACTTTTGCTTGGAAATCCACAATTTATCAATGCAGATGGTAGTTTTAATGGAATTACTAATATGGTTGCAATTACTTTGGCAAAAGTATTGGGTGGAGATATTTTTTATGGTTTTATTTCTGCAGTTGCTTTTGCTACTATTTTAGCAGTAGTAGCTGGATTGGCTATTTCTGGAGCGGGAGCTATTAGCCATGATTTGTTTGTGAATGTTTGCAAAAATGGCGTGTGTGATCCTAAGTTAGAAATGAAAGTTACTAAAATTTCTACTATTGGAATTGGAATTTTTGCGATTTTGCTTGGAATTATTTTTGAGAAGCAAAATGTTGCCTTTACGGTTGGACTTGCTTTTGCAATTGCAGCAAGTGTGAATTTTCCAATTTTGCTTTTAAGTATTTATTGGAAGAATCTTACAACTAAGGGTGCTTTTTGGGGAGGATTGATTGGGCTAGTTTCAGTGTTAGTGATGGTGATTTTAAGTCCTAGTATTTGGATTAAAAGCTTTGGGTTTAGTGAAGCGATTTTTCCTTATGATCATCCTGCTATTTTTTCAATGCCGATTACTTTTATTTTAATTTATATTATTTCTAAGCTTGATAATTCTCAAAGAGCTAAGATTGACAAAGAAGGATTTGCAGCACAAGATTTTAGAGCACAAAGTGGAGTTGGGATTAGTGAGGCGGTTGCACATTAA
- a CDS encoding SLAC1 anion channel family protein, with product MEENKEFVEENFWLLHFPIMFFASVMGVGGLSLVVNKSIDIFELQESFGWLSILCVIVSVILFIVIVILYGLKMVKYPKAFFEELKHPVKINFFAAVSVSTLIILTLILPFVSDWFALALFYVGALLQLVFSLYVVKYWFINEMKQKMASPAWFIPIVGNLIVPLAGMKLNLALGDMVIGHEVLIFYFGMGTFFWILLGAGLLFRLIFGENLPQKFLPTLFIFIAPPSIFGLDVLLMFNDFIPIGNLYIIASASFSVALFFILLMASIFKVFLNIKFALSWWAFTFPIAAFSLCALELYNISGSAIYKMFGILGGILCVTIVLIVGFRTLIAIKNREVCVMEE from the coding sequence ATGGAAGAAAATAAAGAGTTTGTAGAGGAAAATTTTTGGTTACTTCATTTTCCTATTATGTTTTTTGCCTCTGTAATGGGCGTTGGTGGTTTATCTTTGGTGGTAAATAAAAGCATTGATATTTTTGAATTGCAAGAATCCTTTGGTTGGCTTTCTATTCTGTGTGTAATTGTGAGTGTAATTCTATTTATTGTGATAGTTATTTTGTATGGGCTAAAAATGGTTAAATATCCAAAAGCTTTTTTTGAGGAATTAAAGCATCCTGTTAAGATTAATTTTTTTGCAGCAGTATCAGTATCAACATTGATAATTTTGACACTAATTTTACCCTTTGTTTCGGATTGGTTTGCTTTAGCGTTATTTTATGTTGGAGCTTTATTGCAACTTGTTTTTAGTCTTTATGTGGTGAAATATTGGTTTATTAATGAAATGAAACAAAAAATGGCAAGTCCTGCTTGGTTTATTCCTATAGTGGGTAATCTTATTGTTCCTTTGGCGGGAATGAAATTAAATCTAGCCTTGGGGGATATGGTTATAGGACACGAAGTTTTAATTTTTTATTTTGGAATGGGAACTTTCTTTTGGATTCTTTTGGGGGCTGGGTTGCTTTTTAGGCTTATTTTTGGTGAGAATCTTCCGCAAAAATTTCTTCCCACCCTTTTTATTTTTATTGCCCCTCCTAGCATTTTTGGGCTTGATGTTTTATTGATGTTTAATGATTTTATTCCGATTGGAAATTTATATATCATTGCGAGTGCTAGTTTTAGTGTGGCTTTATTTTTTATTCTTTTAATGGCGAGTATTTTTAAAGTGTTTCTAAATATAAAATTTGCTCTTTCGTGGTGGGCTTTTACCTTTCCAATCGCTGCCTTTTCGCTTTGTGCTTTAGAGCTTTATAATATAAGTGGATCTGCTATTTATAAGATGTTTGGAATTTTGGGTGGAATTTTGTGTGTTACGATTGTGCTAATTGTTGGCTTTAGGACTTTGATTGCGATTAAAAATAGAGAAGTTTGTGTAATGGAAGAGTGA
- a CDS encoding primosomal protein N' yields the protein MLTYVSTTPMNIGDIIKVPLLKSVKNAVVLQSCNQPNFQCKSLESTQEYFSQNQLDLAEFITSYYCTSRSIAYGIFTPFVKNSTPIKQTSLDFTLPNLSPKQIQALDFINSHQSSLLFGDTGSGKTEIYIHLINQTLKQSKNALLLMPEISLTPQMEKRLYAVFGDILAFWHSKLSSKKRKEILKRLHNGEIRILAGARSSLFLPLDHLGLIIIDEEHDDAYKSTSAPRYHTRDVALYLAKKTNIKILLGSATPLANTYYKFKQTQSVFRLKGTYYQSKKEFLFCHSSDELHPFVLQNLKENLQAHKQSIVFLPTRANFKHLLCNTCGNNIQCPNCSVSMSLHSKESSLKCHYCHYTSPIPESCPICGGTLSSLRIGTQEFANHLSKELPNANIACFDRDSITTQKKLTETLKNFNHHKIDILIGTQMLSKGHDYHNVALSVALGLDYILKGSDYRSREKALALMFQLSGRSGRKENGKVIIQTLQEDFFRNYLDDYELFLQEELTFREHLYPPFMRLALIKVSHKKQETAIIIINDILTILKQNKTDKIEIVGYGIAPIEKIANKWRYVILLRSKETKALHQMLLKIKNIPCEIDIDPIEFN from the coding sequence TTGCTAACCTATGTTTCTACAACCCCTATGAATATTGGTGATATTATCAAAGTTCCCCTGCTAAAAAGTGTGAAAAATGCTGTTGTGCTTCAATCTTGCAACCAACCAAATTTTCAATGTAAATCCTTAGAATCCACACAAGAATACTTTTCTCAAAATCAATTAGATTTAGCCGAATTTATTACTAGCTATTATTGCACTTCACGCTCTATTGCTTATGGAATCTTTACCCCTTTTGTCAAAAATTCTACTCCTATTAAGCAGACAAGCCTAGACTTCACACTCCCAAATCTAAGCCCCAAACAAATCCAAGCACTAGACTTTATTAATTCCCACCAAAGCTCCCTACTCTTTGGGGATACAGGAAGTGGAAAAACAGAAATCTATATTCATCTTATTAATCAAACACTCAAACAATCCAAAAATGCACTTTTATTAATGCCAGAAATCTCCTTAACCCCTCAAATGGAAAAACGTCTTTACGCGGTTTTTGGAGATATTTTAGCTTTTTGGCATTCTAAACTAAGCAGTAAAAAGCGAAAAGAGATCTTAAAAAGGCTCCATAATGGAGAAATTAGAATCTTAGCAGGTGCGCGATCTAGTCTCTTTCTCCCCCTAGATCATTTGGGGCTAATTATTATTGATGAAGAACACGATGATGCTTATAAATCTACTTCTGCTCCACGCTACCATACTCGAGATGTCGCCCTTTATCTAGCCAAAAAAACTAATATCAAAATTCTCCTTGGTAGTGCCACACCACTTGCTAACACCTATTATAAATTCAAACAAACCCAAAGTGTTTTTAGATTAAAAGGCACTTACTATCAAAGTAAAAAAGAATTTCTCTTTTGTCATAGCAGCGATGAATTACACCCCTTTGTTTTGCAAAATCTCAAAGAAAATCTCCAAGCCCATAAACAATCTATTGTCTTTTTACCCACAAGAGCGAATTTTAAACATCTCCTTTGCAATACTTGCGGAAACAATATCCAATGCCCAAATTGTAGCGTTTCTATGAGTTTGCATAGCAAAGAATCCTCCCTAAAGTGTCATTATTGCCACTACACAAGCCCTATTCCAGAATCTTGCCCCATTTGTGGTGGCACTTTAAGCTCTTTAAGAATTGGAACACAAGAATTTGCTAACCATCTTTCAAAAGAACTCCCCAATGCAAATATAGCTTGTTTTGATAGAGATTCTATCACTACACAAAAAAAACTTACAGAAACACTAAAAAACTTCAATCATCACAAAATTGATATTCTTATTGGCACACAAATGCTCTCCAAAGGACACGATTATCACAATGTTGCCTTAAGTGTAGCTCTAGGGCTTGATTACATTCTAAAAGGCAGCGATTATCGTTCCAGAGAAAAAGCTCTAGCTTTAATGTTTCAACTATCAGGCAGAAGTGGTCGTAAGGAAAATGGAAAAGTAATCATCCAAACCCTTCAAGAAGATTTTTTTAGAAACTATCTTGATGATTATGAGCTTTTTTTACAAGAAGAATTAACTTTTAGGGAACATCTCTATCCTCCCTTTATGCGTTTAGCCCTCATTAAAGTTTCACACAAAAAGCAAGAAACTGCTATTATTATTATAAATGACATTCTAACAATCCTCAAACAAAATAAAACTGATAAAATTGAAATTGTTGGATACGGGATAGCACCTATTGAAAAAATCGCTAACAAGTGGCGCTATGTCATTTTATTGCGTTCCAAAGAAACAAAAGCCCTACACCAAATGCTCTTAAAAATCAAAAATATTCCTTGTGAAATTGACATTGATCCCATAGAGTTTAATTAA